A stretch of Prunus dulcis chromosome 6, ALMONDv2, whole genome shotgun sequence DNA encodes these proteins:
- the LOC117632351 gene encoding zinc finger CCCH domain-containing protein 1-like, with translation MADSGGNAEPGEVCNFFRKPIKKQNIRKRRVDEDEEDDGSKSGGASLPSQRKASKLDGKLYFSSGPAKSSTPGSGAIFEFKSSKEIQVEHDSRATATLETETDFSRDARAVRERVLKQAEEALKGKSKGTENDKLYKGIHGYTDYKAGFRRELTVASEKAGGSHGPLRASAHIRATTRFDYQPDICKDYKETGYCGYGDSCKFMHDRGDYKSGWQMEREWDEAEKIRKRNLALGEDDVDQTDEDDEDDEDGSLPFACFICRQPFVDPVVTKCNHYFCEHCALKHHSKNKKCFVCEKPTLGIFNTAHEIRKRMAAEGK, from the exons ATGGCGGATTCAGGTGGAAATGCAGAACCTGGAGAAG TTTGCAACTTCTTCCGGAAGCCAATAAAGAAGCAAAACATTAGAAAGCGAAGGGTTGATGAAGATGAGGAGGATGACGGCTCAAAATCTGGGGGCGCATCATTACCAAGTCAAAGAAAAGCCTCAAAGCTTGATGGCAAGCTGTATTTTTCTAGTGGACCTGCTAAGAGCTCTACTCCTGGTAGTGGTGCAATCTTTGAGTTCAAGTCTTCAAAAGAAATCCAAGTTGAACATGATAGTAGAGCAACTGCGACTTTGGAGACTGAGACTGACTTCTCTAGAGATGCTCGAGCAGTTCGTGAGAGAGTTCTTAAGCAGGCAGAGGAAGCTTTGAAGGGGAAGAGCAAAGGCACTGAGAACGACAAGTTGTATAAAGGGATCCATGGATATACTGATTACAAGGCTGGGTTCCGAAGAGAGCTAACAGTGGCCAGTGAGAAAGCGGGAGGTTCCCATGGGCCTCTCAGGGCTTCTGCTCACATCAGAGCTACCACAAGATTTGATTACCAGCCAGACATCTGTAAGGATTACAAAGAGACTGGCTACTGTGGGTATGGAGATTCCTGCAAGTTTATGCATGATCGTGGAGACTACAAGTCTGGGTGGCAGATGGAAAGGGAGTGGGACGAAGCAGAGAAAATAAGGAAGAGAAATTTAGCTTTGGGTGAGGATGATGTGGACCAGACTGACGAAGATGACGAGGATGATGAGGATGGCTCGTTGCCGTTTGCATGTTTCATCTGCCGCCAACCATTTGTTGATCCTGTTGTGACTAAATGCAACCACTACTTCTGCGAGCACTGTGCACTAAAG CATCATTCAAAGAACAAGAAGTGCTTTGTGTGCGAGAAGCCTACCCTTGGCATATTCAACACAGCTCATGAGATACGCAAAAGGATGGCCGCAGAGGGCAAATAA